GTTCTGGACCGATTACTGCGCTCCGAGACCTACGCCGAACTTACCCTGGTTCGCACGCGTATTCGACGATCGCGGCCTTGCACATCAGTCTATATGCACTGTTATGTGGGGCGATTCTCTGCACACAGGTCCTTCAAAGACTCCTTTTTCCATGTCTGTATCATCAGACGACAAGTTCAGCTGCACGTACAACAGGTCATACTGGTATCCAATAGACACGCTTTGGCCTCAGAGTCATTCATGGGAGCACCAGGCAGGTTTTCTGGGAGGAATAGTAGGCAACGAACCCTGGCGGAATACCACAGTTTTTGAGTACAGTCCTGCTTACGGTTCAGATACGGTATGGAGTGCGATATGGGACTCGAGGTACAGTTTTCGACTGTACTTGCAGGTTCCAGCTGTTGCCTGTTCCGATGACCGTATCGTGTGGGTGTACACGCGCTTTCAGACGGACACGGTGTTCGAAGCGTACGCCATCGTCTCCGACTGGGACATGGGCGTCGGCGTCGCAGAAGAACCTGAGACAAGTGGTGAGACAAGGGACTTAAGCCCCTTGTCAGTTACGCCAATCGGCTCAACCATCACCCTTAGCTACTCGAGCTGCCCGAACGGTTTCTCTGCATACGTCTACGACGCATCAGGCAGGAAGGTGGATGAGTTACACTCAACCCAAAGCGAGGGCACAATCGAATGGGGCGAGTATCACGGTCCGGGAGTTTACTTTATTAAGCTATCCATGTTGAATAAATCGACGACCGTAAAGGTACTTATTATTAAGTAAAGGCTTTGTTCGGAATATTTGCAAGGCGGGGCCAAAGCTCCGCCTTCTTTTTAAATAAATGCTTGACAATCACCTTTCAGCGCATATCCTACGCAAGTAAGTGCTGCTGAGACGGGAATAAACGTCGAAGCATAGAGGAGTATCTATGAGCCAAACAAACTGGATAATGCTTTTTATATGGGCAGGGGTAGCCGTCATTTTTCTCGTAGGAGAGATATTCTCCGCAGGCTTCGCGCTTTTATGGTTCGGCATAGGAGCAGGCGTTGCCGCCGTGCTCGCGCTCCTTAACCTGCCAATCTGGCTTCAAGTTATAGTTTTTATCGTACTATCTAGCGTTTTATTCGCATTTTCAAGAATCTTCTTCAAGCGTGTTACGCGCAATGCACATAACGTAGGTATCGCTTCGGACAGGGCAATAGGCAAAACCGGGATTGTTATTGATAGAATTGACCCCGCAATCGGCAAGGGTACGGTAAGAGTCGAGCACGAGGAATGGAGGGCTGAAAGCATTGACGGCAAGGTTATAGAAGCAGGCTCTAAAGTCGAGATTGTACGCCTTGAAGGTGTGCGTTTATTTGTAAAACCCAAGGAGGAATAAATGCCTGTAGTATGCTGGGTATTACTACCTATAGGAATAATCTTTATTTTAATAGTGGTGTTGAGTTCGCTTCGCATTGTCCAGCCGTGGCAAAAAGGTCTGGTTGTCAGGCTGGGACGCTATCAGAGAACGGTAAATCCCGGTCTTAACATGGTTAACCCGTTTCTGGAACGGCTAACCAAGGTCGACATGCGCGAGCAAGTGGTGGACGTTCCGCCGC
This genomic interval from bacterium contains the following:
- a CDS encoding NfeD family protein, with the protein product MSQTNWIMLFIWAGVAVIFLVGEIFSAGFALLWFGIGAGVAAVLALLNLPIWLQVIVFIVLSSVLFAFSRIFFKRVTRNAHNVGIASDRAIGKTGIVIDRIDPAIGKGTVRVEHEEWRAESIDGKVIEAGSKVEIVRLEGVRLFVKPKEE
- a CDS encoding T9SS type A sorting domain-containing protein → TPFLAHEDVGDKRPLPDTVATGYPQAALNDEGILVVTWVRGVVTAHMQPRYQVFDADDNPIDWEALGHRVDNGDSLAGACAPKPFWLDNDRFVVFWTDYCAPRPTPNLPWFARVFDDRGLAHQSICTVMWGDSLHTGPSKTPFSMSVSSDDKFSCTYNRSYWYPIDTLWPQSHSWEHQAGFLGGIVGNEPWRNTTVFEYSPAYGSDTVWSAIWDSRYSFRLYLQVPAVACSDDRIVWVYTRFQTDTVFEAYAIVSDWDMGVGVAEEPETSGETRDLSPLSVTPIGSTITLSYSSCPNGFSAYVYDASGRKVDELHSTQSEGTIEWGEYHGPGVYFIKLSMLNKSTTVKVLIIK